The Lathyrus oleraceus cultivar Zhongwan6 chromosome 5, CAAS_Psat_ZW6_1.0, whole genome shotgun sequence genome includes the window TATAGAACCAATGGAGACTCTTTTTCTTCAATCTAAAAAAATACATATAAATATAAGTTAAACAAAAAGAACAAGCTAAAGAACTTGTTTGCAGTAAAGAGCAGTTTCAAATGCAATGCTCAATCCTTTAGTCCTATTTGCAATACAACTTACAGAGGAAACAATAGAGATGAGTGAGAGATTTAGTCCTATTTTCCAAGCACTTGCATTTGAAACTGATAACAAAGCTACAAATGTTGATATTATGGTTGCACTAATGGAGTATAACAAGACTAAACTTAGTTCATCTGGGAACTCCTTCAAGATATGTACCTGCTAATTGAATGTAGCAATTTAGAACTAAATTTTTGAAGCTATTATTAAATAATATCTCTCATTTTGCACAATACTAATTCTACCTACCTGTAAAATGTACCATAGAGAAACTAGAAAATAGTCCACTATTAGCATAATGCTAGCAATGGCCCAACTTGAATCCACTGACTTGAGAAATTCATTTGATTGATGAAGTGATGAGGAATTCAAGATGGATTTTCCTTTGTAGAAAGTCAAGACAAAAGCACCTGCTATTGATATTATGCTTCCCATTACCTTAGCATTGCTACTTCTACTCTTTATAGCTAACTTTTCCATCCTTAATAAGAGAGAAAAATAGATTAAGATGTTTCTACAGTGGTTATTGTAAATCACTGCCTAATTCCAATATAATGATCAAACCTGAAAGTGACAGCTAGCGTGAAAGTGAAAGCAGGTACCAGATTACCAATTGCTGAAGCAAGTGTTGGAGAACTATAATTAATACTAATATACCCCAAAATCTGAGATCCACATCTGCATAACAGCACCATACAATTCCAAAAGAACACAAAATCATCAGATTCAAAAGGCCTTAATACTATACAATCACAATTGTTAAGTTAAGTATAAGGCAATTTTGTCATTACCTTATTACCCCAAGAAGCAAACTTTTGCATATTATGGAGAAACTCAGTGGAACAGGAACCACTCTTGATCTGCAAAGAGACATGAAAACAAAACATGAACCTGTCATATTAAAAAGACAATAGTTGTATAACACATAGGCAATTCATGCACTAAACCTGTCATATTAATTAGCAATCATATGGTCATTCATTTATATTCAATCAAGCTATAAATAACACATTAAATCATTCAAAAATATTATAGTGAATACACCATAATATAATATGATGAACATACCATGTAATATTAACATACCACCATGAAAGGAGAATTTCATTGCAAATTATATCTATACAGCAACAACATAAAAATAAACAAGTATGTCTAGATTTTAGAACCGGTCATGAAAATTGATAACAGATTTTGGAAGAAAATATCATAGTAAATAATTATATTGCCGGTTTAAAACAAACCTATTCCAAGATATATTTTCTTATTTGTAACTCCTTGCCTACGATTTAGTCCTTGCTCCATCTGTTTAAACCAAAACAACAATTAAGGTTAAAAATTGTTTAAATAAAAGCTATCCAAAAACACAACTCCATAGAGACCAATGTTTCATAACTGAACCAAGACACACCAGACATCAAAGCTTAAATGAACAACTCAAAAACAACAAAACTAAATCAACAAATCTAAATCAACAACTGAAAACAACAAAGGCTAAATAAATAAAAGCTCAAAACAAAAACCTTTAACCATAGCTCATACCTTTGCTTGTGACATGAAGATGGATCTGTTGGTAACATGAAATAAAATCcaaaaataagaaaataattAGAAGGATGCAAACAAAACTTACAAAGAACGGATAAATAGAGAAAACTCTAATTTAGAAAACTCCAAAATAATAAGAATACGCTATTCTTCAAAACAACAAGAAAGAAAAAGTAAATCTTGAACAAGATAATGAATGAGAATCGTGTCTCTTTAGGATTATTCGTAGAGACTGGTTGTGAGTAATAAAACAATTTGAATATGGTGGTGGTGGGTAGTTTTTAAGGTTGGTGGTGGTGTGGGTTGAGGGGATGGATGAAGGTGAAGGTGTGTATCCGGCGGCGACTTGTTAGAGATTTGGATGGTAATGAAAATGAAAGACGGGGAATGCACAACAACTACTAAAAACCTAATATGAAACGTTGTCGTTTTGTTATTATTAGTGGGAGGGTTAGGGTTCCTGCGGTTCACATTTCCTAACCCGGACCCGCCCATGccaaaccaaaccaacccaaGTTTTTGGCCCGCTAAACCGTCGGCCCAACTAAACCCGCCCAAAATCTTTATTTTTTCGGTTTATTGCGGTTTGGGCTGGGTCACAGTTTTTTGTCCAACCCTAACTATCGCAATTGGTTAAAACAAAAGGTTCCCCTAAAAAGGTAAAACTTAATCAAAGTGACAACTCCACGAGACGGTCTCCTTCATATTTTGAACATTTTGACTCACATTTTCCATATTCTCTGAATCCAAAATCCTAAAAGAGTGTTTTTAAGGGTGCTCGCATTAGCAAACCATCTCCTCCACCGTCgttactgtaagaccccaattttgaccctaagatccctcatggcattataacattgcatttgcatttgcctcaaggatcatagcatcttggctccttacctttgggtgggaacacttgtgagttggtttgagatcaccaaacatgcttgaattgtatattatggcttttcttatttttatttactaccaaaagcacaaaagtatgtcactaacaatcttttgtttgtagcttgagcagtcacaagattcAAGGCTCATAaaggcccctatgctcattgatatgtctaggtgaagatgaaagcaagcaaggaaatggttcccaaatctctcatccctcaaatatgcctcccaagtatctcaattcatcattttgatcaaaacaaaccaaagggcttgaggcttgattcccaaggaaaccctaattcatttgtgcatcaattgtgccttgctcatgaagcaatctcaacccatgatcaaataaaatcaagtgaagttctttaatctatcatttcattcatatttgagtttatttgagtgtcctaaatcatccattcatcaagatttgaggcatggacttgagaagttgatcagtcaatccatccgactattttgaagtacactgagacctaactcttaatgtgtttgtcaaatggagatgaccccaagataaaatatgttcttacgaaccatatgaacaactttcatgttcatcaaaaattgatttgaagcttgtaaggtcatcatccatttcaaaacattataggtcattttgactgaaaccctaattttgggtcaacttcccaaggacataactcattcatttttcatgatttttaggtgggatgaaattcattggaaagtttaagatgtatacttaaaaggcgatttaatttggttactggtagaggttttatgttcctcagaatcatacccaattccccttttattattctgacttactccataaatcatggatgccataatactcctatctattccattcttcagaaatttttgaaaggcttcttcatatttataaataatttcatttgaagtttgtggtgcttgagacaacgcttcttctaattctaagctttttgttttagctccatctctttctaacgttaaagatctgatagtatcttcttgtgctagaattgttgtctcaagtttactacattcttcagattttgctttaagaaggcctttaatgcttttaactttttgttttaatttctgaagagaggtaagagtttctgataaacatgattctaagtcagatctagaaagttcagaaaatacctcttcagattcttcatctgagctgctggatgtggtagccataagagctacgttggcctgttcatcagagtcagattctgatgattcggattcactgtcgtcccaggtggccattaatcccttctttgttctgaaggtatttttcttgaagctttctttcttagagttatctttcttcagcttggggcattcatttctgtaatgacctgtttctttacattcaaaacaggtaatatctttattaggtttaccttttgaagttgactctgatcgatcccctctgggtcttgatcttctgaagttgttgttgttccttcttttccagagttgcttaactcttctggttagtaaggacagttcttcttcatcatcagagtcttcaggttcagagtcgtcagtatctgcagtttctgcctggagagctttggttctgtctgacttccgtctttcaggtctggacttcagcgccactgacttgtttcttttctgaggctcatcctcctctagttctatctcatgacttctgagagagctaacaagttcttcaaggctgatattgttcagatcctttgataacttcagagcggtaaccattggtctccatttctttggcagacttctgactatcttcttaacatgatctgcagtcgtgtatcctttgtcaagcactttaagacctgcaataagagtttggaatctggaaaacatagcttctatagcttcgtcatcttccatcttgaaggcttcatatttctggatcagcgccagagcctttgtctccttgacttgggagtttccttcatgggtcatcttcagagagtcaagtatatctttggccgtctctctgttggtgatcttttcgtattcgttgtatgatatagcatttagaagtattgttctggccttgtggtgattcttgaaatcacgtttctgatcttctgacattttgcttctgggaacttcagctccatttaagactggaggtttgtatccatctgtgacaatgtcccagaggtcagcatcataacccagaaagaaactttcgattctgtctttccagtaatcaaacttttctccatcaaaaacaggaggtttagcattgtaagaatctctttcatttgagtgagccatttgtttttctcgcactggatctctctacacggttaagtgtttgatttgaaaatcaataacagagccggagctctgataccaattgaaggtgagaaaaacaagaaagggggggtttgaattgtttgaaaaataagcgcttttcaaaataaaaatcacacaatgattttatactggttcgcttataacacaaagctactccagtccacccggccaaggtgatttcgccttcaacaaggacttaatccactaatcttgaaagattacaaacaacacctaagagagaagaaaatctcttagtcttctcaagtctactgactacaaagagtcacttgaggaaatcaaataaaaattagatacaagatatgtaatctagagtgcttctaagaaagcaagtattacaaacttaagaacagatttttcacttaataagcaaaagcttagtgaaattctttgagagcaaagatgattttcttgagcgtgaaataattcagtatagttttggctagttgatttcttgcttactgaatgttgattgcatctctatttatatatgagttggagtagagttgaatctggtggatattaaactgagtttactccatcacttaaatagcttctgcagtttaacttttcatctttgaagtgactacttaccacaagtagtatcttttctcttggaagcggagattaacgtctctttcttaatcaggaaatccaatttgaaaatctttacttgtcttcaacgttactctttcatgattagcaaatccataatcagagtatttgtgtttctggagaaacttggaatcttgcttctgatgttgatccaaatagattcttcagagggcgttgttcagagtcagagcttctagactttacttcatgttcagatgcttctgatacttgcagttttgtccagagtcagagcttctagactttcttgaacgagattctactttagatgcttctgatacttgataatttgtatctgatcttgttgtgcatctgatgacatcatcagatttatttcttctatctttagaaccctgcacacttagaaacttttcgttagggtgccatttttggtttcatcctttgttatcatcaaaatcaaggaatctgttgtagaacaatttttgttcttacaatctccccctttttgatgatgacaaaacaacttaaaatagcagatgaaacatgaataaaataagatcagatagacagaagctccccctgagttagtgctagggagttcagaagttcttaccagagcttttcaagtaatgagatttctgaaactttctgcaaattcttaaatttaatgttagagttatttaatcagagctatttttatcagagctatttctacaaatgttgcagagtgcttaaggttttagacaaattttcatcagagctatttaatgatttctccccctttttgtcagaatcaaaaagacatagtaaaaaaaataacttaaagagaaaaacacttcattaaaagAGAAACATCAGATTCATTAAAATCAAGAGCAAAACATTAGATCcaaaaagaagacagaagcaaaaacaacaaaaggCAAACAAAACATAAAgtcctaagtgcctaagggttctgaggcaatttctgcaagatcatggcaagcatcttctggatattctcattgaccgtatcttgcttgtccattctgtctcggaggatattctgatcttccttaagatccttcagagtctgaagaatcatgggaacagcagttgaagactccccctgagtcagagcctgctgggcttcagcttctgcagcagcttgagcttctgcatctgccagagccttagcttcagcttcttgttgccttaggatttctgcttcttttgccagtctttcttcctctagtctttttgcttcttcttcagcttccttagccaacctctcctcttctagccttctggcttcagcttctctggcaagtctctcctggagtcttgcctcagcatctctgatgtagccatttctgacttgttcagagacactcttcagcctaaaagactcagatgtcatccagccaatgactctgttccagtgtgtccttacagatgcaggatcatcactgatttcagagtttGTGACTAGAGAATCTATCTTTTgagctgaagcctctgcaatcataaagatggcttccttaagggtaggtttagaaagctcaggttcaggttctggttcagaggtatgaggtggagagttttgagggctgagatttagagtttgaggttcagattctgactcAGGTCGGGGTTCAGaatctgcttctggttgaagactgggggatgaagcataaagtgggtttaaatctaaaggttcggATTCTGGTTCTGGGACAGCGGGAAGGATTGGTGGAATGATATTAGAGGTGAGAGGAGCAGATGGTTGAATTACAGagggtatggtggttgtttgttgtagtggtgaagttatttcaggttctgtggtttgtgTTCGTTGTGAAGCAAGTCGATGGGCATAGAGTGTTGCTATggttggggagtttgggtcagagtgttcttggtcagaggactcttggtcagaagaaggggaaaggtaaggaggggattcatattcagaggatgaagaagaagaaatgctttggtgggtttgtataggttgagaggttctggtgattgagggtggtatttcagaggtggtatatattggttgtgaagagagagggttagaggaagccatttTAAATTCAGAggagacaggaggaatagacttaccagaagagacattcagaggtgctgaagttttgcttccagaagtttctccaagtctggctttctttgctctccttgcctcagcagctatcagtttctcagagacacctttcttgtatctgaccagatcttctactgaatccagacagtcgtcgagactgaaatcagaaatatcaacgccttcatccagacgatcctgaaggtagatagcaatggcactcttgggttcattcttgaagaacctggcaaggccatgaggcatcttcctctgatcttttagagattcccaggatacatccagagttggcttgactctgatctctttgatgattcccatgctcttgaggtttttggcatttaaagctctccctacatcaattgccagatcatccatacatctggtcttttccagatcatctaccaatccatgctcaatgaagatgtcagagagcaatctccccagagggatgtaagaccttggcttcatgttgtttctggtttctctgacagaatccctcagatatctgaacagaagagtagggaggttgatcttgatacccttctgaatgcagtacaaaatgcatttctggtctgcattgatataatctgaagagttagaggctggacggtgatggattgttcccagaattatcttcagccaaactcggaggttctggtgaagctccttgttcttagaggggtttccttcaacattaggtttgaagattgttgggttgatgacttcagtgatgcgctttgaccttggaggaatgttgtaaatccttttacctccagttttctccatgttcagcagGGAGGCAATTGAAGCTTCAGTGATTAcaatcttcactcccagaacaaaagaaacaatgaactggtcatctgcatctgcatgtctccagaactccttgactagaagagggtagattggaccataaagcctgtcgaagtaggtttcccatccttgttgacgaagttccctagtgagatcaacgccatttcttcttaggttgtcaaaatcaaccaaggattcacacaaaacatccaaaccttcaaagggagttgaaaggtttatgtggctttctcggtcaagaatgtggggttcttgataaacaggggttatggtgacgcctgtaacagtaggtgtttgagtgtttgaggtttggggattagaactggcttccatctgttgggagaagttaaaaacttcttgctcttgagcattcatgaagaagattgaagaagaagaagatgaagaacttgcagagaacttgcagagaagggtttagggttttagagtgagtgagagtgataagtgtgtgaaatgtgagaaaagtgtttatatacctaagtaaaaacgcatgcaaaacgacacacataccagcgttagcacaaaaaccaaaatagcacgtttgggggaaaaatgattacagctaataaatgaatgtctaatcccacagtttgcacactgctcgaggaaaactcaaacgtctgccttttgaatttcttgacagctgtctagaagttctaaggtttgacgctcagagctccacgtgtttaatgtatctgatcttcaggaataccaagagattggttctgaagatttctaactcagatatcttttaacaatgtagaagtatcagagtcagaggcagaatcatatttgtttttatcagaatcttattttatatttttcagagccatacttcattcaggacaatttttaatgtttagattttctaagatgaaaagaaatttatcttcagctagaggcttagtaaagatatctgcccattgatgttctgtatcaatgaacttcagcgttactatccctttctgaacatagtctctaataaaatgatg containing:
- the LOC127087969 gene encoding WAT1-related protein At3g28050 — translated: MGGSGLGNVNRRNPNPPTNNNKTTTFHIRFLVVVVHSPSFIFITIQISNKSPPDTHLHLHPSPQPTPPPTLKTTHHHHIQIMEQGLNRRQGVTNKKIYLGIGSCFVFMSLCRSRVVPVPLSFSIICKSLLLGVIRCGSQILGYISINYSSPTLASAIGNLVPAFTFTLAVTFRMEKLAIKSRSSNAKVMGSIISIAGAFVLTFYKGKSILNSSSLHQSNEFLKSVDSSWAIASIMLIVDYFLVSLWYILQVHILKEFPDELSLVLLYSISATIISTFVALLSVSNASAWKIGLNLSLISIVSSVSCIANRTKGLSIAFETALYCKQVL